One genomic window of Thermococcus indicus includes the following:
- the priL gene encoding DNA primase large subunit PriL, protein MLDPFGPEARRLVKDEFGGITELLMIIPSYVGIDAALERVSWIKSGEIPEGILELEGIRDLLTFYALLGALAFSPYGLEREVVREANLRIYHRRILQRGTLVGVSTPLEAVSGGEIPERDRTILERTHHKELSPDERRKLRLGYRIHLSKFLELWEGSLKEVYVRNGYAYLTEEGATELWKRSFERNFERAVNLLYEIRDELPDYYLRLYEKLGEIAREHYKERLERMGSAEAQPLRFDLFPPCVKIALGGVPSGLRNYAITVLLTSFLSYARLCPNPPRRDVRIRDCVSDLGVVEREILPVIIEAGNRCSPPLFEDQPHEVKNIWYHLGFGLTDSPTLEDSGNSTWYFPPNCSKIRANAPELCRPDRDCRNIKNPLTYYLRKLYLERKGEGEGGETDGGEENG, encoded by the coding sequence ATGCTGGATCCATTCGGGCCCGAGGCCAGGCGGCTCGTTAAAGATGAGTTCGGTGGAATAACCGAGCTGCTCATGATAATACCATCGTACGTTGGGATCGATGCCGCCCTCGAGAGGGTTAGCTGGATAAAGTCCGGGGAAATACCCGAGGGCATCCTTGAGCTGGAGGGGATACGGGATCTGCTCACGTTCTACGCACTACTTGGGGCGCTGGCCTTCTCACCTTACGGCCTCGAGAGGGAGGTAGTCAGGGAGGCCAACCTGAGGATATACCACCGGAGGATACTGCAGAGAGGGACGCTCGTGGGGGTTTCCACACCCCTCGAGGCGGTTTCCGGCGGCGAAATCCCCGAAAGGGACAGAACCATACTCGAGAGAACCCACCACAAGGAGCTGTCCCCCGACGAGAGAAGGAAGCTGCGGCTGGGATACAGGATACACCTGTCAAAGTTCCTGGAGCTGTGGGAGGGCTCCCTCAAAGAGGTCTACGTGCGGAACGGATACGCGTACCTTACGGAGGAGGGGGCCACTGAGCTGTGGAAGCGCTCCTTCGAGAGGAACTTCGAAAGGGCGGTGAACCTGCTCTACGAGATAAGGGACGAGCTGCCCGACTACTACCTCCGGCTCTACGAGAAGCTCGGCGAAATAGCGCGGGAGCACTACAAGGAGAGGCTTGAAAGGATGGGCTCAGCGGAGGCTCAACCGCTGCGCTTCGACCTGTTCCCGCCGTGCGTCAAGATTGCCCTGGGCGGCGTTCCCTCGGGCCTCAGGAACTACGCCATAACCGTTCTTCTGACGAGCTTCCTGAGCTATGCCCGGCTCTGCCCTAATCCCCCCAGGAGGGACGTGAGGATAAGGGACTGCGTGAGCGACCTGGGCGTTGTGGAGAGGGAGATACTGCCCGTGATCATCGAGGCCGGCAACCGCTGTTCACCGCCCCTCTTCGAGGACCAGCCCCACGAGGTAAAGAACATCTGGTACCACCTCGGCTTCGGCCTCACGGACAGCCCTACCCTTGAGGACAGCGGGAACTCAACCTGGTACTTCCCGCCCAACTGCTCCAAGATACGGGCCAACGCGCCGGAGCTCTGCAGGCCGGACAGGGACTGCAGGAACATCAAGAACCCCCTGACCTACTACCTCAGGAAGCTCTACCTCGAAAGGAAGGGAGAAGGCGAGGGTGGAGAAACGGACGGCGGTGAG
- a CDS encoding ATPase domain-containing protein has translation MGRYVVERVKSGIPGFDDLIQGGFPKGTTVLVTGPTGSGKTTFAVQFAYKGAELYNEPAVIVTLEERAQDLRKEMATFGWDLERLEREKKIAIVDGVSAVVGLPSEEQYVLEGNLNTEDFLRYIYRVVKAINAKRLVIDSIPSIAFRLHDESRIREVLLQLNTILLEMGVASILTTEAPDPGRGKISRYGIEEYIARGVVLLDFVEKEVELKRYLLIRKMRETKHSMKKYPFEITEEGIVVYPSGEVY, from the coding sequence ATGGGGAGATACGTGGTGGAGAGGGTGAAGAGCGGCATCCCTGGCTTTGATGACTTAATTCAGGGAGGCTTTCCCAAAGGTACTACCGTTCTGGTCACTGGTCCAACAGGTAGTGGGAAAACGACTTTTGCAGTTCAGTTTGCGTACAAGGGAGCCGAGCTGTATAACGAACCTGCCGTTATCGTTACCCTTGAGGAGAGAGCTCAGGACCTCAGGAAGGAGATGGCCACCTTCGGGTGGGATCTCGAGAGGCTGGAGCGCGAGAAGAAGATTGCCATCGTCGATGGTGTAAGCGCGGTCGTTGGACTTCCATCGGAGGAGCAGTACGTGCTTGAGGGCAACCTTAACACGGAGGACTTCCTTCGCTACATCTACCGTGTCGTCAAGGCAATCAATGCCAAAAGGCTTGTGATCGACTCAATCCCTTCCATCGCCTTCAGACTGCATGACGAGTCCAGGATAAGGGAGGTCCTGCTCCAGCTGAACACTATCCTCCTGGAGATGGGTGTTGCTTCAATACTGACCACCGAGGCTCCCGACCCCGGAAGGGGTAAAATAAGCCGCTACGGTATAGAGGAGTACATTGCAAGGGGTGTTGTCCTTCTCGACTTCGTTGAGAAAGAGGTCGAGCTGAAGCGCTACCTCCTGATAAGGAAGATGCGCGAAACCAAGCACTCGATGAAGAAGTACCCCTTTGAAATAACCGAGGAGGGTATAGTGGTCTACCCAAGCGGTGAGGTGTACTAA
- a CDS encoding tripartite tricarboxylate transporter permease — protein MLRELLTGIAGGTLSGVSPGIHVNTLAAFLSSAGIRDNLVLFAMGLTHTFLDVIPSAFLGVPDEGTALGILPAHRLVLRGRAMEVVRLALWASFLAVLMAIPAMPLYLHLAPLYRPAVGRFLVFLLAVFLVLTEPGLKRFFALLVFFLSGILGMLTFRLGLSQPFYHLFTGLFGVPVILLSILEERTRPIDAGDGEILLDRGRFLGFSALGTALGMVASLVPAFTASQAALLGSFLSKDERSFLTVVFSVNTANFLFAFANFLSTGRRRNGIVALMFPLPGEAMAFYLLVALFVSMAVLLYGELLAALILRLLRWVPYGALNSSVLVILVVLSYLFDGVTGLIALSGGVIIGLLAMVLGVRRTNCMGVLMLPIIIG, from the coding sequence GTGCTCCGGGAACTGCTGACCGGCATAGCGGGTGGAACGCTCAGCGGCGTTTCGCCGGGAATCCACGTCAATACCCTGGCAGCATTTCTTTCGAGCGCCGGGATTCGCGATAACCTCGTCCTCTTCGCCATGGGCCTTACCCATACTTTCCTCGATGTGATTCCCTCGGCCTTCCTCGGGGTTCCCGACGAGGGGACGGCCCTTGGAATCCTCCCTGCACACAGGCTCGTTCTCAGGGGGCGGGCGATGGAGGTGGTGAGGCTGGCCCTGTGGGCGAGCTTCCTGGCCGTTCTGATGGCGATTCCCGCGATGCCCCTGTACCTCCATCTCGCGCCGCTGTACCGCCCTGCTGTGGGTCGCTTCCTCGTTTTTCTGCTCGCGGTTTTTCTGGTGCTGACGGAGCCCGGGCTGAAGAGGTTTTTCGCCCTCCTCGTGTTCTTTCTCTCAGGGATTCTCGGAATGCTGACCTTCAGACTGGGGCTCTCCCAGCCTTTCTACCACCTCTTCACGGGCCTGTTTGGGGTCCCTGTTATCCTTCTTTCGATCCTGGAAGAGAGGACGCGCCCGATAGATGCCGGGGACGGGGAGATTCTCCTGGATAGGGGCCGCTTTCTGGGCTTCTCGGCCCTGGGAACGGCACTGGGCATGGTGGCTTCGCTGGTTCCGGCCTTCACGGCCTCTCAGGCGGCCCTCCTCGGTTCCTTCCTTTCGAAGGACGAGCGTTCCTTCCTGACCGTCGTGTTCTCCGTGAACACGGCCAACTTTCTCTTCGCCTTCGCCAATTTCCTCTCAACCGGAAGGAGGAGAAACGGTATCGTGGCGCTGATGTTCCCCTTACCTGGGGAGGCCATGGCCTTCTATCTCCTGGTGGCCCTCTTCGTTTCGATGGCGGTTCTCCTCTATGGCGAGCTCCTCGCCGCCCTCATACTCCGTCTGCTCAGGTGGGTTCCATACGGGGCGCTCAACTCCTCTGTCCTCGTGATCCTCGTGGTTCTTTCGTATCTATTTGATGGCGTCACGGGTCTGATTGCTCTCTCAGGGGGCGTGATTATTGGACTGCTGGCGATGGTGCTTGGAGTCAGAAGGACGAACTGCATGGGGGTGCTGATGCTCCCCATAATAATCGGATAA
- a CDS encoding DUF5748 family protein produces the protein MHFEVVKEFLEETGADWIEIDGEIHLEPEVFYEVWKYVGQPDLETYVIEDEVVEPGSYDPPEMKYTEMKTVKVKKAYFTTLDGKKIVTDYVELQKILKEKSV, from the coding sequence ATGCACTTCGAGGTAGTGAAAGAGTTTCTTGAGGAAACCGGGGCGGATTGGATAGAGATTGACGGCGAAATCCACCTCGAGCCAGAGGTCTTCTACGAGGTCTGGAAATACGTCGGCCAGCCGGACCTCGAAACGTACGTCATCGAGGACGAGGTCGTCGAACCTGGTTCTTACGATCCGCCCGAGATGAAGTACACTGAAATGAAGACGGTGAAGGTCAAGAAGGCATACTTCACCACCCTCGACGGCAAGAAAATCGTAACCGACTACGTTGAGCTCCAGAAGATTCTGAAGGAGAAATCCGTCTGA
- a CDS encoding class I SAM-dependent rRNA methyltransferase, with the protein MAKVIVDAQAARAIGKGAMIVFKKGVVRTEGEIRPGDIAEVYTRGGKFLGRGFINPNSNIMVRLITQDEHTEVNKELFRERIMRANEYRKKVLGYDKAYRMVYGEADYLPGLIVDRFNEIASVQISSIGMERFKLDVAEAIMEAEPEIETVFEKNTGRSRRREGLPEIERVLLGKEKYRTIIEEGKAKFIVDMRGQKTGFFLDQRENRIALEKYVKPGMRVLDVFTYTGGFAIHAAVAGADEVVAVDKSPWAINMVKENAKLNGVDDRMKYVVGSAFQVMEDMIKRGEKFDVVILDPPAFVQHEKDLKRGLRAYFNVNYAGMQLVKEGGVLVTASCSQHVDMQAFKDMVIAAAAKAGKFLRLLEPYRTQAPDHPILMASKDTEYLKALFLYVEDIK; encoded by the coding sequence ATGGCGAAGGTTATAGTTGACGCTCAGGCTGCGAGAGCGATAGGCAAGGGTGCGATGATAGTTTTCAAGAAGGGGGTCGTGAGAACCGAGGGCGAGATAAGGCCGGGTGACATAGCGGAGGTCTACACGCGCGGGGGTAAGTTCCTGGGCAGGGGATTCATCAACCCGAACTCCAACATCATGGTCAGGCTCATAACCCAGGACGAGCACACGGAGGTTAACAAGGAGCTCTTCCGCGAGAGGATCATGAGGGCTAACGAGTACCGCAAGAAGGTTCTCGGCTACGACAAGGCATACCGCATGGTGTACGGCGAGGCGGACTATCTGCCCGGCCTCATAGTTGACCGCTTCAACGAGATTGCATCCGTCCAGATTTCGAGCATAGGCATGGAGAGGTTTAAGCTCGACGTTGCCGAGGCAATAATGGAGGCCGAACCGGAAATCGAGACGGTCTTTGAGAAAAACACAGGACGCTCAAGGCGCAGGGAGGGCCTGCCGGAGATAGAGAGGGTTCTGCTGGGAAAGGAGAAGTACCGCACCATAATCGAGGAAGGAAAGGCCAAGTTCATCGTGGACATGCGCGGTCAGAAGACCGGCTTCTTCCTCGACCAGAGGGAGAACCGCATCGCTTTGGAGAAGTACGTCAAGCCTGGGATGAGGGTTCTCGACGTCTTCACCTACACCGGTGGCTTCGCAATACACGCGGCTGTTGCTGGAGCTGACGAAGTTGTCGCCGTCGACAAGTCCCCTTGGGCGATAAACATGGTGAAGGAGAACGCCAAGCTCAACGGCGTGGATGACAGGATGAAGTACGTCGTGGGGAGCGCGTTCCAGGTCATGGAGGACATGATAAAGAGGGGCGAGAAGTTCGATGTCGTGATCCTCGACCCGCCCGCCTTTGTCCAGCACGAGAAGGACCTGAAGCGCGGGCTCAGGGCGTACTTCAACGTGAACTACGCGGGCATGCAGCTCGTTAAGGAGGGCGGCGTTCTGGTCACCGCATCCTGCTCCCAGCACGTCGATATGCAGGCCTTCAAGGACATGGTTATTGCGGCCGCCGCAAAGGCCGGCAAGTTCCTCCGGCTCCTTGAGCCCTACAGGACGCAGGCCCCCGACCACCCGATACTGATGGCCTCTAAGGACACCGAGTACCTCAAGGCGCTCTTCCTCTACGTGGAGGACATAAAGTGA
- a CDS encoding methyltransferase domain-containing protein, whose amino-acid sequence MPAWKDGKLGLPVKEAVKLFPELKEYLDERGRLDLSNREARILYNKAIAKALFGLEIEYHPRGLVTTPVSRYLFIKTFLRGGERVLEIGTGHTAMMALMAEKLFNCDVTATELDEEFFAYAKANIRRNGAKVRLIKSDGGIIRGVVPEGEKFDVIFSAPPYYERPTRGVLTEREGVGGGEHGEAFSVRLIEEALDYLKPGGKAALFLPDKKPLIEAIEEKGKELGYSVRDVKFRAGTRWRHSLMLEL is encoded by the coding sequence ATGCCAGCCTGGAAGGACGGAAAACTGGGACTGCCGGTAAAAGAGGCCGTGAAGCTGTTTCCGGAGCTGAAAGAATACCTCGACGAGCGCGGAAGGCTTGACCTCTCGAACAGGGAAGCGAGGATACTGTACAACAAAGCCATAGCGAAGGCCCTCTTTGGGTTGGAGATAGAGTACCACCCGCGCGGGCTCGTGACTACCCCAGTTTCGCGATACCTCTTCATTAAGACCTTCCTGCGTGGGGGCGAGAGGGTTCTGGAAATTGGAACCGGCCATACCGCCATGATGGCACTCATGGCTGAGAAGCTCTTCAACTGCGACGTTACCGCCACGGAGCTCGACGAGGAGTTCTTCGCCTACGCAAAGGCCAACATAAGGAGAAACGGAGCGAAGGTCAGGCTGATCAAGAGCGACGGTGGAATAATCAGGGGAGTGGTCCCGGAAGGGGAAAAGTTCGACGTAATCTTTTCCGCCCCGCCCTACTACGAGAGGCCGACGAGGGGCGTTTTGACAGAGAGGGAAGGCGTTGGGGGAGGGGAACACGGCGAGGCCTTCTCGGTGAGGCTTATCGAGGAGGCTCTGGACTATTTGAAGCCCGGCGGCAAGGCTGCCCTATTCCTTCCGGACAAGAAGCCGCTGATAGAGGCCATAGAGGAAAAGGGGAAAGAGTTAGGCTACTCAGTAAGGGACGTGAAGTTCAGGGCCGGAACGCGGTGGAGGCACAGTTTGATGCTTGAGCTATAA
- a CDS encoding serpin family protein, translated as MRYVLAAILIFIVVASGCIANGGGGTSTVPPDSSSKTFTPPMTKYDVLEEGQERPVVEGLNAFAFELYRELSAEGGNVFFSPYSVEVALAMAYEGANGTTREEMEKVLHLPGNDEVRWTGFRYLVLSLNPSDGPYVLSTANALWVQKEYPVNGRYLWIIREFYTGDVRSVDFVKDPDGAAEEINRWAEEQTRGRIRDLIPRGALNEYTRLVITNAIYFKANWSSRFDPRDTANESFTLASGEKITAPMMHQRATFNYTENDELQALEMPYEGGRLSMLIILPRDNSPSGIEGKLTPEFIRELRGSMKPEFVDVTVPKFRFEKSYSLKKPLIDMGMEKAFSDGANFSGITDAERLFISDVIHKTFISVAENGTEAAAATAVIVFAASAPREEPEYKVFRADHPFLFLIIDRETGAVLFMGRLVDPRE; from the coding sequence ATGAGGTACGTACTGGCGGCCATTCTTATATTCATTGTCGTTGCGTCCGGCTGTATAGCCAATGGAGGCGGTGGAACGTCAACGGTTCCTCCGGATTCCTCGAGCAAAACGTTCACTCCCCCGATGACCAAGTACGATGTTCTGGAGGAGGGGCAGGAAAGGCCGGTCGTTGAGGGCCTGAACGCCTTTGCCTTCGAACTCTACCGCGAGCTGAGCGCGGAGGGAGGGAACGTATTCTTCTCGCCCTACAGCGTGGAGGTTGCCCTGGCGATGGCCTACGAGGGAGCCAACGGAACGACGAGGGAGGAGATGGAAAAAGTCCTGCATCTGCCGGGGAACGATGAGGTTAGGTGGACGGGCTTCAGATACCTGGTGCTCTCCCTGAATCCATCGGACGGGCCCTACGTCCTCAGCACCGCCAACGCGCTCTGGGTGCAGAAGGAGTACCCGGTGAACGGGCGGTACCTCTGGATAATCAGGGAGTTCTACACGGGCGACGTGAGGAGCGTTGATTTCGTTAAAGACCCGGACGGAGCGGCGGAGGAGATAAACCGCTGGGCCGAGGAACAGACGAGGGGCAGGATAAGGGACCTGATTCCAAGGGGCGCGCTGAACGAGTACACGAGGCTCGTGATAACGAACGCAATCTACTTTAAGGCAAACTGGTCGAGCAGGTTCGACCCGAGGGACACGGCCAACGAGAGCTTCACCCTCGCCTCGGGCGAGAAAATAACCGCCCCCATGATGCACCAGAGGGCAACCTTCAACTACACCGAGAACGACGAGCTCCAGGCCCTCGAGATGCCCTACGAAGGGGGAAGGCTGAGCATGCTCATCATACTGCCCAGGGATAACTCCCCATCCGGCATCGAGGGGAAGCTCACGCCGGAGTTCATCCGGGAGCTCAGGGGGAGCATGAAGCCGGAGTTCGTTGACGTGACGGTTCCGAAGTTCAGGTTTGAGAAAAGCTACTCGTTAAAGAAGCCGCTCATCGACATGGGCATGGAGAAGGCCTTCAGCGACGGGGCGAACTTCTCGGGAATCACCGATGCCGAGAGGCTCTTTATAAGCGACGTGATACACAAGACCTTCATAAGCGTCGCCGAGAACGGCACCGAGGCGGCCGCGGCGACGGCTGTTATAGTTTTCGCCGCCTCTGCACCGAGGGAGGAGCCGGAGTACAAAGTCTTCAGGGCAGACCACCCGTTCCTGTTCCTGATCATCGATAGGGAAACCGGAGCGGTGCTCTTCATGGGCAGGCTGGTGGATCCGAGGGAATGA
- a CDS encoding M20 family metallo-hydrolase, which translates to MSEALEKVSQEIEKLQDEMVKALVELIKIPAISPDYGYEGEYDKAQKLLEIIKDWPFDKVEVYNAPDERAKNGVRPSILAYYYGQNGEKSPRIWILTHIDVVPPGDMSKWTVTEPFKPVVKDGKVYGRGSEDNGQSLVASLYAVKAMMNLGIRPKRTVILAFVSDEETGSKYGVEWLMREHPELFRKDDLVLVPDGGNEEGTFIEVAEKSILWLRVKVRGKQVHASMPDKGLNAHRVALDFAYHLDKLLHEKYGERDELFDPPESTFEPTMVRGPADSPNIAPGEHEVVFDCRILPRYSIDDILADAERLAEEVREKYRKEFDGEVLPEIEFEILQRMDAPTPTDPNSEIVKLLQEALRKLRGKEAKVGGIGGGTFAAYFRKLGIPAVVWATLDETAHQPNEYAWIKNMVEDAKVMAALALL; encoded by the coding sequence ATGAGCGAAGCCCTTGAGAAGGTCTCGCAGGAGATTGAGAAGCTCCAGGACGAGATGGTGAAGGCCCTCGTCGAACTGATCAAGATACCCGCCATAAGCCCGGACTACGGCTACGAGGGCGAGTACGACAAGGCGCAGAAGCTGCTTGAGATAATAAAAGACTGGCCCTTCGACAAGGTCGAGGTCTACAACGCACCAGATGAGAGGGCGAAAAATGGAGTCAGACCGAGCATTCTCGCCTACTACTACGGCCAGAACGGTGAGAAGAGCCCGCGGATATGGATCCTCACCCACATAGACGTCGTTCCGCCCGGGGACATGAGCAAGTGGACGGTCACCGAGCCCTTCAAGCCGGTCGTCAAGGACGGGAAGGTCTACGGCAGGGGAAGCGAGGACAACGGGCAGAGCCTTGTGGCTTCCCTCTACGCGGTAAAGGCAATGATGAACCTCGGGATAAGGCCGAAGCGGACCGTCATCCTGGCTTTCGTCAGCGACGAAGAGACCGGGAGCAAGTACGGCGTCGAGTGGCTCATGAGGGAGCACCCGGAGCTGTTCAGGAAGGACGACCTGGTTCTCGTCCCGGACGGCGGAAACGAGGAGGGCACCTTCATCGAAGTCGCCGAGAAGAGCATCCTCTGGCTCAGGGTCAAGGTCAGGGGCAAGCAGGTTCACGCCAGCATGCCCGACAAAGGCCTGAACGCCCACCGCGTCGCCCTCGACTTCGCCTACCACCTCGACAAGCTGCTCCATGAGAAGTACGGCGAGAGGGACGAGCTGTTCGACCCGCCGGAGAGCACCTTCGAGCCGACGATGGTTCGCGGCCCGGCCGACAGCCCGAACATAGCACCGGGTGAGCACGAGGTCGTCTTCGACTGCAGGATTCTGCCGAGGTACAGCATAGACGATATCCTTGCCGACGCCGAGAGGCTGGCCGAGGAGGTCAGGGAGAAGTACAGGAAGGAGTTCGACGGCGAAGTTCTGCCGGAGATAGAGTTCGAGATCCTCCAGCGCATGGACGCCCCGACCCCAACCGACCCGAACAGCGAGATAGTGAAGCTCCTCCAGGAGGCGCTCAGGAAGCTCCGCGGAAAGGAAGCCAAGGTCGGAGGAATAGGAGGCGGAACCTTCGCGGCCTACTTCAGGAAGCTTGGAATTCCGGCCGTCGTCTGGGCGACGCTCGATGAAACCGCCCACCAGCCCAACGAGTACGCCTGGATAAAGAACATGGTTGAGGACGCCAAGGTCATGGCCGCCCTGGCTCTTCTCTGA
- a CDS encoding PqqD family protein: MEEYMNLVPVRNEKIELRKIEGRYYLLIPMDSKLDFLARRLHGDYRRIELDEMGAYTWELCDGRRTVKEIGKALKARFGENAEPLYERLVTFLFELAKRYLIEFKRTNELE; this comes from the coding sequence ATGGAAGAGTACATGAACCTCGTTCCAGTGCGCAACGAGAAGATCGAGCTGAGGAAGATCGAAGGGAGGTACTACCTCCTGATTCCCATGGACTCAAAGCTGGACTTTCTGGCCAGGAGGCTCCACGGGGACTACAGGAGGATAGAGCTCGATGAGATGGGGGCCTACACGTGGGAGCTGTGTGACGGCAGGAGAACGGTGAAGGAGATAGGCAAGGCCCTGAAGGCACGCTTTGGGGAGAACGCGGAGCCCCTCTACGAGCGCCTGGTGACGTTTCTTTTCGAGCTGGCGAAGAGATATCTGATTGAGTTTAAAAGAACGAATGAATTAGAGTGA
- a CDS encoding OPT family oligopeptide transporter has translation MEFKPYIPPEKSLPEYTVKAFVLGVILSIVMGAANAYLGMYAGMTVSASIPAAVISMAILFAFKDRNILENNMVQTAASAGESLAAGVIFTFPALVVLGYYTTFPYYIVTIIAALGGSLGALFTIVLRRAFIVEEKLPYPEGMACAEVLIAGERGGSHAKPILYGGIFGGLFKLFGSSGLWSGTVEAAKMVGSRVYYLGSDLSAALIAVGYIVGLNIAFLVFLGGAIAWFIAIPIYAGQMGHTDLSPLDLAWTIWSTKIRYMGVGAMVVGGLWSLIKLRNPIRRGIKAGLEVAKRKQSGEAILRTEEDLPLNYVLVLIAAFVVPLFLLYFHIIGSVGIAAIMAVILLIVGFLGSSIAGYLAGVVGSSNNPVSGITIMSLLFTAFALKALGLSGMEGMAATILVAAVICTAAAIAGDTMQDLATGYMVGATPKRQQVFEMVGTFFAALVMAPVLNLLIQAYGIAGTPTAKENALAAPQAFLMAKVTEGVFTGNLEWNMIYIGAGIAIALIILDEILAMKGSKFRTPVMPVAVGIYLPLSLGVPIFIGGLVKHFVTKSRNEEGENPTDPGVLGAAGLIAGEALMGIFFAALIVAGVAPSSGFSSNILGVILLAGIALWLYMTGRKK, from the coding sequence ATGGAGTTTAAACCGTACATACCGCCCGAAAAGTCTCTGCCGGAGTACACGGTTAAGGCCTTTGTTCTGGGTGTTATTTTATCGATAGTGATGGGTGCAGCAAACGCATACCTCGGGATGTACGCAGGTATGACCGTCAGTGCCAGCATTCCAGCGGCAGTCATATCGATGGCGATACTCTTCGCCTTCAAGGACAGGAACATCCTGGAGAACAACATGGTTCAGACCGCTGCTTCAGCCGGTGAGTCGCTAGCGGCGGGAGTAATCTTCACCTTCCCGGCGCTCGTAGTCCTCGGCTACTACACGACCTTCCCGTACTACATAGTGACAATCATAGCGGCGCTCGGTGGTTCCCTCGGTGCGCTCTTCACCATCGTTCTCAGGAGGGCGTTCATAGTCGAGGAGAAGCTCCCGTACCCCGAGGGTATGGCCTGCGCCGAGGTCCTCATAGCCGGCGAGAGGGGAGGAAGCCACGCCAAACCGATACTCTACGGTGGAATCTTCGGAGGCCTCTTCAAGCTCTTCGGAAGCTCGGGCCTCTGGTCGGGAACCGTTGAGGCCGCCAAGATGGTCGGCTCCCGCGTCTACTACCTTGGAAGCGACCTCTCCGCGGCGCTCATCGCTGTCGGCTACATCGTCGGCCTCAACATAGCCTTCCTTGTCTTCCTCGGAGGCGCCATAGCCTGGTTCATAGCCATCCCAATCTATGCCGGCCAGATGGGTCACACCGACCTCAGCCCGCTCGACCTCGCGTGGACCATATGGAGCACCAAGATCCGCTACATGGGTGTCGGCGCGATGGTCGTCGGTGGTCTCTGGAGCCTCATCAAGCTCAGGAACCCGATAAGGAGGGGCATCAAGGCCGGCCTTGAAGTCGCCAAGAGGAAGCAGTCCGGCGAGGCAATCCTCAGGACCGAGGAGGACCTCCCGCTCAACTACGTGCTGGTGCTCATAGCGGCCTTCGTCGTCCCGCTGTTCCTGCTCTACTTCCACATCATCGGCTCGGTGGGAATCGCGGCAATAATGGCGGTGATACTCCTCATCGTCGGCTTCCTCGGAAGCTCGATAGCCGGCTACCTCGCGGGTGTCGTCGGTTCATCCAACAACCCGGTCTCGGGAATCACCATCATGAGCCTGCTCTTCACCGCCTTCGCCCTCAAGGCCCTCGGCCTCAGCGGGATGGAGGGCATGGCGGCGACCATACTCGTCGCGGCCGTTATCTGTACGGCAGCAGCAATAGCAGGTGACACCATGCAGGACCTCGCCACCGGTTACATGGTCGGCGCCACCCCCAAGAGGCAGCAGGTATTCGAGATGGTCGGAACCTTCTTCGCCGCCCTCGTCATGGCCCCGGTCCTCAACCTGCTCATCCAGGCCTACGGTATAGCGGGAACCCCAACCGCCAAGGAAAACGCTCTCGCCGCCCCGCAGGCCTTCCTCATGGCCAAGGTCACCGAGGGTGTCTTCACCGGCAACCTCGAGTGGAACATGATATACATAGGCGCTGGAATAGCCATAGCACTCATAATCCTCGACGAGATACTCGCCATGAAGGGCTCCAAGTTCAGGACCCCAGTCATGCCGGTCGCGGTCGGTATCTACCTGCCGCTCAGCCTCGGCGTTCCGATATTCATCGGCGGTCTCGTCAAGCACTTCGTCACCAAGTCCAGGAACGAAGAAGGGGAGAACCCGACCGACCCGGGCGTCCTCGGCGCCGCGGGACTCATCGCCGGTGAGGCCCTCATGGGCATATTCTTCGCAGCCCTCATCGTTGCAGGCGTGGCACCGAGCTCGGGCTTCAGCAGCAACATCCTGGGAGTTATCCTCCTTGCAGGAATAGCGCTCTGGCTCTACATGACGGGCAGGAAGAAGTGA